In Callospermophilus lateralis isolate mCalLat2 chromosome 4, mCalLat2.hap1, whole genome shotgun sequence, one genomic interval encodes:
- the Syngr1 gene encoding synaptogyrin-1 isoform X2, which produces MEGGAYGAGKAGGAFDPHTLVRQPHTILRVVSWVFSIVVFGSIVNEGYLNSPSEGEEFCIYNRNANACSYGVAVGVLAFLTCLLYLALDVYFPQISSVKDRKKAVLSDIGVSAFWAFLWFVGFCYLANQWQVSKPKDNPLNEGTDAARAAIAFSFFSIFTWDYMDPSQDSSMPYAPYVEPSTGPDPAGMGGTYQQPANAFDTEPQGYQSQGY; this is translated from the exons ATGGAAGGGGGTGCGTACGGAGCGGGCAAAGCCGGGGGCGCCTTCGACCCCCACACCCTGGTCCGGCAGCCGCACACCATCCTGCGCGTCGTGTCTTGG GTGTTCTCCATTGTGGTGTTCGGCTCCATCGTGAACGAGGGCTACCTCAACAGCCCCTCGGAGGGCGAGGAGTTCTGCATCTACAACCGAAACGCCAACGCCTGCAGCTACGGCGTGGCCGTGGGCGTGCTGGCCTTCCTCACCTGCCTGCTCTACCTGGCCCTGGACGTCTACTTCCCCCAGATCAGCAGCGTCAAGGACCGCAAGAAGGCTGTCCTGTCCGACATCGGCGTCTCGG CCTTCTGGGCCTTCCTCTGGTTTGTGGGCTTCTGCTACCTGGCCAACCAGTGGCAGGTCTCCAAGCCCAAGGACAACCCACTGAACGAGGGTACGGACGCCGCCCGGGCCGCCAtcgccttctccttcttctccatcTTCACCTGG GACTACATGGACCCCAGCCAGGACTCCAGCATGCCTTACGCCCCCTACGTGGAGCCCAGCACCGGGCCGGACCCCGCCGGCATGGGTGGCACCTACCAGCAGCCGGCCAACGCCTTTGACACTGAGCCCCAGGGCTACCAGTCGCAGGGCTACTGA
- the Syngr1 gene encoding synaptogyrin-1 isoform X1 has protein sequence MEGGAYGAGKAGGAFDPHTLVRQPHTILRVVSWVFSIVVFGSIVNEGYLNSPSEGEEFCIYNRNANACSYGVAVGVLAFLTCLLYLALDVYFPQISSVKDRKKAVLSDIGVSAFWAFLWFVGFCYLANQWQVSKPKDNPLNEGTDAARAAIAFSFFSIFTWAGQAVLAFQRYQIGADSALFSQDYMDPSQDSSMPYAPYVEPSTGPDPAGMGGTYQQPANAFDTEPQGYQSQGY, from the exons ATGGAAGGGGGTGCGTACGGAGCGGGCAAAGCCGGGGGCGCCTTCGACCCCCACACCCTGGTCCGGCAGCCGCACACCATCCTGCGCGTCGTGTCTTGG GTGTTCTCCATTGTGGTGTTCGGCTCCATCGTGAACGAGGGCTACCTCAACAGCCCCTCGGAGGGCGAGGAGTTCTGCATCTACAACCGAAACGCCAACGCCTGCAGCTACGGCGTGGCCGTGGGCGTGCTGGCCTTCCTCACCTGCCTGCTCTACCTGGCCCTGGACGTCTACTTCCCCCAGATCAGCAGCGTCAAGGACCGCAAGAAGGCTGTCCTGTCCGACATCGGCGTCTCGG CCTTCTGGGCCTTCCTCTGGTTTGTGGGCTTCTGCTACCTGGCCAACCAGTGGCAGGTCTCCAAGCCCAAGGACAACCCACTGAACGAGGGTACGGACGCCGCCCGGGCCGCCAtcgccttctccttcttctccatcTTCACCTGG GCGGGCCAGGCTGTGCTGGCCTTCCAGCGGTACCAGATTGGCGCCGACTCGGCCCTCTTCTCCCAGGACTACATGGACCCCAGCCAGGACTCCAGCATGCCTTACGCCCCCTACGTGGAGCCCAGCACCGGGCCGGACCCCGCCGGCATGGGTGGCACCTACCAGCAGCCGGCCAACGCCTTTGACACTGAGCCCCAGGGCTACCAGTCGCAGGGCTACTGA
- the Syngr1 gene encoding synaptogyrin-1 isoform X3 produces MEGGAYGAGKAGGAFDPHTLVRQPHTILRVVSWVFSIVVFGSIVNEGYLNSPSEGEEFCIYNRNANACSYGVAVGVLAFLTCLLYLALDVYFPQISSVKDRKKAVLSDIGVSAFWAFLWFVGFCYLANQWQVSKPKDNPLNEGTDAARAAIAFSFFSIFTWSLTAALAVRRFKDLTFQEEYSTLFPASAQP; encoded by the exons ATGGAAGGGGGTGCGTACGGAGCGGGCAAAGCCGGGGGCGCCTTCGACCCCCACACCCTGGTCCGGCAGCCGCACACCATCCTGCGCGTCGTGTCTTGG GTGTTCTCCATTGTGGTGTTCGGCTCCATCGTGAACGAGGGCTACCTCAACAGCCCCTCGGAGGGCGAGGAGTTCTGCATCTACAACCGAAACGCCAACGCCTGCAGCTACGGCGTGGCCGTGGGCGTGCTGGCCTTCCTCACCTGCCTGCTCTACCTGGCCCTGGACGTCTACTTCCCCCAGATCAGCAGCGTCAAGGACCGCAAGAAGGCTGTCCTGTCCGACATCGGCGTCTCGG CCTTCTGGGCCTTCCTCTGGTTTGTGGGCTTCTGCTACCTGGCCAACCAGTGGCAGGTCTCCAAGCCCAAGGACAACCCACTGAACGAGGGTACGGACGCCGCCCGGGCCGCCAtcgccttctccttcttctccatcTTCACCTGG AGCCTGACTGCAGCCCTGGCCGTGCGCAGATTCAAGGACCTTACCTTCCAGGAGGAATACAGCACACTGTTCCCCGCCTCGGCACAGCCATAG